The sequence CGTATCGAAGTCCTTTGGCTTGCGTCCACTATAAAAATTCGTTTTTAAACCCAATTGATTTCCAAGCTGATTACTAAGCTTAAAACATCCGTTAGGTCCCCCCGCTGTCTGCGTAAAAATAATCATAGGATTTGGTTTTTGATTTTCTTGTACTACCATAGCCAACTTATCTTGTTTCTCAAACTTGGTGGCCTCAACAACATGAAAATGTAGTTCTTTTCGTGTAAAGTCTGAAATGGTTTTTACATTTTGGCTAGAAACATCTAATTCATTACGAATATCTTGCAATACTTTTGAGGAAGCTGTAGCAGTTAATGCCAAAAAAGTTGCGGTTGGCGCATATCTACGTATAGTTAGAGCTAACGCTAAATAAGATGTCCGAAAATCATGCCCCCACTCGGATAGGCAATGTGCTTCATCAATTACAGCATATGCAAATTGTTTTTTTGCTTGAATCATCTGGATTCGATTTCGAAATTCCTGTTGCTGAAACCTTTCAGGCGAAATAATTAAAAATAAAAATCTCCCTTCTGTAAAACCATTTAAATTATCTGATGCAATTTGAGGTGGCAAATCTCCATTAATATAATCGATACAATCAACAAAGTGTTTTTTCTTTAAATTTCCAACTTGATCGACCATTAACGATTTTATTGGTGCAACGACAAAGCTAATCGCCGGCTGTAAAAAAGTGCAGATTTGATACGTTAAGGATTTCCCCCCTCCAGTTGGTAAAAGCCCTACTGTATCATTACGATTTAATGTATTAATAATAATTTCAGTTTGTCCTGCATTAAATGTGCTAAATCCATAAAGGACGTCTAATATATATTGAAGCGACGGCAAATGTTGTTCTTCTTTTATTGCATAATTCACGATGTAGCCTGTATTCATTACACGGTAATTATTCTCTTCAAAATAATCATCCCTTATATAGATGATAGATGGATCATTTAAAGTGTCATCCCAATACCTTCCAACTAAATTATCAATGCAAATGTAATCTTTTTTAAATGATGAATGCACATGTATTTTAGGTAGTGAAATAGATTCATTAAACAGTTCCCCAATAACTTCAAACCATTTATCCAAATCCTCCATAGCTAGTTGAAGCGATTGAGCCTGCTGCTGGGTACTTACTGCAAAATCCCACTGTTTATCGCTAAATAGAAGATGCTCTCCTTTAACTAACTCTATGACCAACATTTGAAAGCGGTAAATTTCCGTTAATTGAAAGTGCAATTGATATGACGATGGATTTTCCAAATACTTTTCGAACAATTTAATTTTTGATTCATGTTTATAATAGTTTTCTCGAAGACTTAAAGTAAGATTTTCATAATCTTTATTTTTAATTTGCGTAGTTGAAATCCGAATTACATTGATCCCATATTTACTTAAGAACTTGTCCCGTTTTTGATCTAGCTTTTGTTGTCGTCTATCTTCATGATGTATACCATCCACTTCTATAACGAGTTTTAGTAACGGACTATAGAAATCTACCTCCTGCTTTTCAAAGTTACTATCAGGAATAATATGATTGATAGGACATTCTGCAATAAATAAATCTGCTATAAAACTTTTTTGATTATATATTTGACGTAAATCTTCATAAAACGTTAAAGCAGGATACGACTGATTCACATCATCTCCCCGAATGGAACGACTCCAATCTGATGGCAAAGATTGAATAAACCGAACATCATCCATTTCATGTAGATAAGATTGTTTTAAATGAAGTTTCTTACGTAAAAATGGAGTAGCAATCGTTGGATTTCCTCGCACTATAAAGTTTTGAACTATAGAAAGAATAGGATTTTCCATTGCCTTGGAAGCCTTATATGATAAATTTTTAATCACAAAATGATTATTCACCTTTGCATAACCCGAATTATAATAATGCATCAGAAACATCCTTTTAATGTTTGTTGTAAAACCCCTTTTATTCATTGACCCCTCAAATAGATTCAAATACTCTAAATCTTTTCCTGCTACATGTTACTTACACATTACTCAACTATATATCATCTAGAAATAAATCCAAATTAAGTGAAGTGGGTCAATTATCCAAAGCCTAAGTAATCAATTTTCAGATGGCTGTAGCTACGTACCTTATATATTGTTACCATTCAAAAATTGAATATCTGTTTTTTCAGTTGCACATCTAAAACGTCAATTTCCTTATTATTAATAATTCTGAATAACCCACTTCTTAATTATAGCAAATACACCTGTATTTTGGTTTTCAATAGGAATAATTACAATTAACTGATCACAATACCTTCTATAGATAACATTAGCAGACTTTTGCTTGTACCAGTTACTTATTTCTTTATCCAAGTCAATTGAATGCATATTAGAGCAAACCGCGTCCATAAATGACCCTTGTAGAATTTCATAAAAATCGGAGTTGGGGTTTGGTTTTGAATACCCCCTTTCAAACTCACTATTAATACCATAATACCACTACAAACGGGATTTACGAGGTTTACATAATTAAACAATTCAATATTTGGCTATTTTAAAACATTTGCCTATACACATCTTAATTAACTACGCGTATTGAACGAACACCCAGCACTTTCCAACTCCTCCCAAAAACCCCTTACACATATTATGTAATTTCCAACACTCCAAACCAGAAATCTCATAATTAACACTCTTCTCATATCATTCCTGCATAATAGAATGTAATATATTATAAAAGGCATTTATTTGGAGGTTATATGAATGGAAATTACTTTAGGGCATTGGCTCGATTCGAAATCTTATCCAGATGAGCTTAGTGATAGTTCGGCTAGTATCGGTAAAATAATTACAGGGTTTGACGGGCTTATAAATATTTTAGAAATACAGCTAGGGCAATCTATCCCTCCTATCGCTGAAAGTGTCTGTATAGCTGAGTGGCAAACGACCATCGCTAAACTCGATAATGGCCAAAAACCGTATTCCAAGTCTTTTCAAATAGACTCATGGAATACGGCTCGCGAATTGAAAACTAAGCGTGATGAATTGATTCTAGCTGGATGGTATCCTACTATTCACCAAGGCGGCGGGAAGTGGATTGAAGCCATTGCAGAAATAGAACTATCGGACCACAATCATAGCAAAGGTTTTTCAGATCGAGTTCGTACTTTATTTGATTTATTGAAACAAAACTACTTACCTCTAACGATTAAAAAAATCAATATTGTAGATGAAGATCATTCAATATGGAACAACTGGGAAAAAGAACTCGTTAGGCTATTACAACAAAACGAGGTTCAGATCAAACAAATGACGCTACAAGTACCAACCGTTCCCTCAAAGCCTTCTACAGATTTAGAAAAAATTAAGATGGCTTTATATGATGAAGATTCAATTGGCGATTTAACACTAACTGGTGATGGGTCATTTTCAATTGTCCGTTCTGAACAAGAATGGGAGGCCGCTGATTATCTGATAAGCTGGCTGGAACTAAAAGGTGACGATCAAACCCTAATTATTAACAATGCAAACAATTTATTATTAGCTGAGTTATTCCATAGACGAGGCCTCCCTTCAAGCGAAGTAAACGAGTATTCTAAATGGCGATCAGCTTTGCAAGTATTGCCTCTCACATTAGAAACTTATTGGGAACCTGTCCGGATTGATAGA comes from Sporosarcina sp. FSL K6-3457 and encodes:
- a CDS encoding RecQ family ATP-dependent DNA helicase — encoded protein: MHYYNSGYAKVNNHFVIKNLSYKASKAMENPILSIVQNFIVRGNPTIATPFLRKKLHLKQSYLHEMDDVRFIQSLPSDWSRSIRGDDVNQSYPALTFYEDLRQIYNQKSFIADLFIAECPINHIIPDSNFEKQEVDFYSPLLKLVIEVDGIHHEDRRQQKLDQKRDKFLSKYGINVIRISTTQIKNKDYENLTLSLRENYYKHESKIKLFEKYLENPSSYQLHFQLTEIYRFQMLVIELVKGEHLLFSDKQWDFAVSTQQQAQSLQLAMEDLDKWFEVIGELFNESISLPKIHVHSSFKKDYICIDNLVGRYWDDTLNDPSIIYIRDDYFEENNYRVMNTGYIVNYAIKEEQHLPSLQYILDVLYGFSTFNAGQTEIIINTLNRNDTVGLLPTGGGKSLTYQICTFLQPAISFVVAPIKSLMVDQVGNLKKKHFVDCIDYINGDLPPQIASDNLNGFTEGRFLFLIISPERFQQQEFRNRIQMIQAKKQFAYAVIDEAHCLSEWGHDFRTSYLALALTIRRYAPTATFLALTATASSKVLQDIRNELDVSSQNVKTISDFTRKELHFHVVEATKFEKQDKLAMVVQENQKPNPMIIFTQTAGGPNGCFKLSNQLGNQLGLKTNFYSGRKPKDFDTQNFAKYKEDVQSAFMNNELDVLVATKAFGMGIDKPDVRTVIHYGIPSSLESYYQEAGRAGRDRSNSDCYILFTKDQLTEHQRNVLFGLTTNLDEIEKTTRVLQGDLNSIMFLMKQGLKDVEEETSILCDFYFEHLREQRVVHIPKQGNNEKIIYRLALLGLVDDWVIEWKTNTIIVNLNDYEEDNIKDSVFKYIQKYDSTFTETAIYNNAELLDYLKVYESHSVSPLYKYAYILLKWYNDNVIYSRKQSLKNMFNYVLEFKDSDDFQHKLETYFKRNDDVYLLEKTVAKPHNLNNWWKVYYVETNDKTVPKNESEIKDLSITLSRFLESYKNDPALNLIEGITTLVSRGFLTQESKLRLIQSIKHITTLEEDLRKEILLSIVDVANEFLIQEEKVILSEVLINNGFDSVEDKKFVYQSFEDKFSYGQLVKHLSSRIKEVRIGGEYPWDN